Proteins encoded together in one Columba livia isolate bColLiv1 breed racing homer chromosome 3, bColLiv1.pat.W.v2, whole genome shotgun sequence window:
- the ERO1B gene encoding ERO1-like protein beta isoform X2, translating into MSGGGAVWSTAARARLAARLLAVLGCVLTAEAQLTGVLDDCLCDIESIDDFNTFKIFPKIQKLQERDYFRYYKVNLKRPCPFWADDGHCSIKDCHVEPCPESKIPVGIKAGSTNKYSKAANNSKELEDCEQANKLGAVNSTLSNQSKEAFIDWARYDDSQDHFCELDDERSPDAQYVDLLLNPERYTGYKGPSAWRVWNSIYEENCFKPRSVYRPLNPLAPSRGESFYTWLEGLCLEKRVFYKLISGLHASINLHLCANYLLEETWGKPRWGPNVKEFTRRFDPIETKGEGPRRLKNLYFLYLIELRALSKVAPYFERSIVDLYTGNGHEDAESKALLLDIFRDTKSFHMHFDEKSMFAGDKKGAKSLKEEFRLHFKNISRIMDCVGCDKCRLWGKLQTQGLGTALKILFSEKEIQSLPEHSPSKGFQLTRQEIVALVNAFGRLSTSIRELQNFKVLLQQTR; encoded by the exons ctcaCAGGAGTCCTAGATGATTGTTTATGTGACATAGAAAGCATCGATGACTTCAATACTTTCAAGATCTTCCCCAAAATACAGAAACTGCAAGAACGTGATTACTTCAGATATTACAAG GTCAACCTGAAGAGACCGTGCCCGTTTTGGGCTGATGATGGCCACTGTTCTATCAAAGACTGTCATGTGGAGCCTTGTCCTGAG agcAAAATACCTGTTGGAATTAAGGCTGGGAGCACTAATAAA TAttcaaaagcagcaaataaTTCCAAAGAATTGGAAGACTGTGAGCAAGCTAACAAACTGGGAGCAGTTAACAGTACCTTAAG taaCCAAAGTAAGGAGGCTTTCATTGACTGGGCAAGATACGATGATTCACAGGATCATTTTTGTGAACTTGATG ATGAGAGATCTCCAGATGCACAGTATGTGGATTTGCTGCTGAATCCAGAACGTTACACTGGATACAAGGGGCCTTCTGCTTGGAGAGTGTGGAACAGCATCTACGAAGAAAACTGCTTCAA GCCTCGATCTGTCTATCGTCCTTTAAATCCACTGGCACCTAGTAGGG GAGAATCTTTCTACACATGGCTGGAAG GTCTTTGCCTTGAGAAAAGAGTGTTTTATAAACTCATTTCTGGACTTCATGCTAGCATCAACTTGCATCTGTGTGCAAATTATCTTCTTGAAG AAACCTGGGGGAAGCCTCGCTGGGGACCAAATGTGAAAGAGTTCACTCGCCGCTTTGATCCTATTgaaacaaaaggagaaggaCCAAGGAGGCTcaaaaatttgtatttcttatATTTGATAGAGCTGCGTGCTTTGTCAAAGGTTGCACCATACTTTGAGCGTTCAATTGTTGACCTTTACACTGGAAATGGTCATGAAGATGCTGAATCTAAAGCTCTCTTACTAGATATCTTCAGGGATACAAA GTCCTTCCATATGCACTTCGATGAAAAGTCCATGTTTGCTGGAGATAAAAAAGGAGCGAAGTCATTAAAG GAAGAATTCAGGTTGCATTTCAAGAACATATCCCGCATAATGGATTGTGTTGGCTGTGACAAATGCAGGCTGTGGGGCAAACTGCAG ACTCAAGGCTTAGGAACTGCTCTGAAGATCTTGTTCTctgagaaagaaatacagagccTTCCTGAGCATAGCCCATCAAAAGGTTTTCAACTCACACGCCAAGAAATAGTTGCTCTTGTAAATGCCTTTGGAAG GCTTTCCACGAGTATAAGAGAACTGCagaattttaaagttttattacAACAAACTAGGTAA
- the ERO1B gene encoding ERO1-like protein beta isoform X1, which produces MSGGGAVWSTAARARLAARLLAVLGCVLTAEAQLTGVLDDCLCDIESIDDFNTFKIFPKIQKLQERDYFRYYKVNLKRPCPFWADDGHCSIKDCHVEPCPESKIPVGIKAGSTNKYSKAANNSKELEDCEQANKLGAVNSTLSNQSKEAFIDWARYDDSQDHFCELDDERSPDAQYVDLLLNPERYTGYKGPSAWRVWNSIYEENCFKPRSVYRPLNPLAPSRGGDDGESFYTWLEGLCLEKRVFYKLISGLHASINLHLCANYLLEETWGKPRWGPNVKEFTRRFDPIETKGEGPRRLKNLYFLYLIELRALSKVAPYFERSIVDLYTGNGHEDAESKALLLDIFRDTKSFHMHFDEKSMFAGDKKGAKSLKEEFRLHFKNISRIMDCVGCDKCRLWGKLQTQGLGTALKILFSEKEIQSLPEHSPSKGFQLTRQEIVALVNAFGRLSTSIRELQNFKVLLQQTR; this is translated from the exons ctcaCAGGAGTCCTAGATGATTGTTTATGTGACATAGAAAGCATCGATGACTTCAATACTTTCAAGATCTTCCCCAAAATACAGAAACTGCAAGAACGTGATTACTTCAGATATTACAAG GTCAACCTGAAGAGACCGTGCCCGTTTTGGGCTGATGATGGCCACTGTTCTATCAAAGACTGTCATGTGGAGCCTTGTCCTGAG agcAAAATACCTGTTGGAATTAAGGCTGGGAGCACTAATAAA TAttcaaaagcagcaaataaTTCCAAAGAATTGGAAGACTGTGAGCAAGCTAACAAACTGGGAGCAGTTAACAGTACCTTAAG taaCCAAAGTAAGGAGGCTTTCATTGACTGGGCAAGATACGATGATTCACAGGATCATTTTTGTGAACTTGATG ATGAGAGATCTCCAGATGCACAGTATGTGGATTTGCTGCTGAATCCAGAACGTTACACTGGATACAAGGGGCCTTCTGCTTGGAGAGTGTGGAACAGCATCTACGAAGAAAACTGCTTCAA GCCTCGATCTGTCTATCGTCCTTTAAATCCACTGGCACCTAGTAGGG GAGGAGATGATG GAGAATCTTTCTACACATGGCTGGAAG GTCTTTGCCTTGAGAAAAGAGTGTTTTATAAACTCATTTCTGGACTTCATGCTAGCATCAACTTGCATCTGTGTGCAAATTATCTTCTTGAAG AAACCTGGGGGAAGCCTCGCTGGGGACCAAATGTGAAAGAGTTCACTCGCCGCTTTGATCCTATTgaaacaaaaggagaaggaCCAAGGAGGCTcaaaaatttgtatttcttatATTTGATAGAGCTGCGTGCTTTGTCAAAGGTTGCACCATACTTTGAGCGTTCAATTGTTGACCTTTACACTGGAAATGGTCATGAAGATGCTGAATCTAAAGCTCTCTTACTAGATATCTTCAGGGATACAAA GTCCTTCCATATGCACTTCGATGAAAAGTCCATGTTTGCTGGAGATAAAAAAGGAGCGAAGTCATTAAAG GAAGAATTCAGGTTGCATTTCAAGAACATATCCCGCATAATGGATTGTGTTGGCTGTGACAAATGCAGGCTGTGGGGCAAACTGCAG ACTCAAGGCTTAGGAACTGCTCTGAAGATCTTGTTCTctgagaaagaaatacagagccTTCCTGAGCATAGCCCATCAAAAGGTTTTCAACTCACACGCCAAGAAATAGTTGCTCTTGTAAATGCCTTTGGAAG GCTTTCCACGAGTATAAGAGAACTGCagaattttaaagttttattacAACAAACTAGGTAA